A DNA window from Actinokineospora baliensis contains the following coding sequences:
- a CDS encoding S8 family peptidase, which yields MRRDRAWHVVLAIGLAVGGAVPAAAAEGVVLGADKPGAIEGSYIVVTKDRPAGAGYDVGAKYGAVVTATWERALTGFAARMDAAAARRLAADPAVAMVVQDSVVTVAGEQPNPPNWGTDRVDQRDLPLDNTYRYGGTGAGVTVYVIDTGVRTSHSTFEGRARWGTNTIDTNNTDCHGHGTHVGGIIGGREYGVAKAAEVVAVKALNCAGSGSNSAVISGIEWVTKNAVKPAVANMSLTSSADPAMDAAVRKSIASGVTYAVASANDGKDACNSSPARVTEAITANAVDKNDAKPTFSNFGPCTDLFAPGVGILSAWKDNDNATYTASGTSMAAPHTAGVAAIWLGARPSDTPAQVHAGVVAAATPDKVTNPGTGSPNRLLHSAPTPQPLALPSPGNQTGAVSRPASVALRATGGTTPYTWAASGLPAGIALDVSTATLAGTPTAEGATAVTATVTDAVGATAATTFTWTITAASDLEVLDPGDQTGEVGRESGVKVSASGGAEPYTWTTTGLPGGVGATASGNVVTLAGVPTTAGTTTVVATVRDNTGATAATTFTWTITGGCAGGQKLTNPGFESGATGWTGTTAVIGQHAVAGQPAHGGTWSAWLGGKGRANTTSVGQTVTLPSGCASYRLSFWLHIDTAERDARVWDRLTVTAGDKTLAAFSNLNAATGYRLMSYDLSAFAGRAVPITFTGLEDSYLRTSFVLDDVAVTAG from the coding sequence GTGAGACGAGATCGGGCGTGGCACGTCGTGCTCGCGATCGGGTTGGCGGTGGGCGGCGCGGTTCCCGCCGCCGCCGCGGAAGGGGTGGTGCTCGGAGCGGACAAGCCGGGGGCCATCGAGGGCAGCTACATCGTGGTGACCAAGGACCGCCCAGCGGGCGCCGGGTACGACGTGGGCGCCAAGTACGGTGCCGTCGTCACGGCCACCTGGGAACGGGCCTTGACCGGGTTCGCCGCCCGGATGGACGCCGCGGCCGCGCGCAGGCTGGCCGCCGACCCGGCGGTGGCGATGGTGGTCCAGGACTCCGTGGTCACGGTCGCGGGGGAGCAGCCGAACCCGCCGAACTGGGGCACCGACCGCGTCGACCAGCGGGACCTGCCGCTGGACAACACCTACCGCTACGGCGGCACGGGCGCGGGGGTGACCGTCTACGTCATCGACACCGGGGTGCGCACCAGCCACAGCACCTTCGAGGGCCGGGCCAGGTGGGGCACCAACACCATCGACACCAACAACACCGACTGCCACGGGCACGGCACCCACGTCGGCGGCATCATCGGCGGCCGCGAGTACGGCGTCGCCAAGGCGGCCGAAGTCGTCGCGGTGAAGGCGTTGAACTGCGCGGGATCCGGCTCCAACAGCGCGGTCATCAGCGGCATCGAGTGGGTCACCAAGAACGCCGTCAAACCCGCCGTGGCGAACATGAGCCTCACCAGTTCCGCCGACCCCGCCATGGACGCGGCCGTTCGCAAGTCGATCGCCTCGGGCGTCACCTACGCGGTCGCCTCCGCCAACGACGGCAAGGACGCCTGCAACTCCTCGCCCGCGCGGGTCACCGAGGCCATCACGGCCAACGCCGTCGACAAGAACGACGCCAAGCCGACCTTCTCCAACTTCGGCCCGTGCACCGACCTGTTCGCCCCCGGCGTGGGCATCCTGTCGGCCTGGAAGGACAACGACAACGCCACCTACACCGCCAGCGGCACGTCCATGGCCGCTCCCCACACCGCCGGTGTCGCAGCGATCTGGCTCGGGGCCCGCCCCTCGGACACACCGGCCCAGGTCCACGCCGGTGTCGTGGCCGCGGCCACCCCGGACAAGGTGACCAACCCGGGCACGGGGTCACCCAACCGGCTACTGCACTCCGCGCCCACCCCGCAGCCGTTGGCGCTACCGAGCCCCGGCAACCAGACCGGCGCGGTCTCACGTCCCGCCTCTGTCGCCCTCCGCGCGACGGGGGGCACCACCCCGTACACGTGGGCCGCGTCCGGGCTGCCCGCCGGGATCGCCTTGGACGTGAGCACGGCGACCCTCGCTGGAACACCCACAGCCGAAGGCGCCACCGCCGTCACCGCCACCGTCACCGACGCTGTCGGCGCGACCGCCGCCACCACCTTCACCTGGACCATCACCGCCGCGAGCGACCTCGAGGTGCTCGACCCCGGTGACCAGACCGGCGAGGTGGGCCGGGAGAGCGGGGTCAAGGTCTCCGCCAGCGGCGGCGCCGAGCCCTACACCTGGACGACGACGGGCCTGCCCGGGGGCGTTGGCGCCACCGCCAGCGGCAACGTCGTCACCCTGGCGGGCGTCCCGACCACCGCCGGGACCACAACGGTCGTGGCCACCGTGCGCGACAACACGGGCGCCACCGCGGCCACCACGTTCACCTGGACCATCACCGGGGGCTGCGCGGGCGGCCAGAAGCTGACCAACCCCGGCTTCGAATCCGGCGCCACCGGCTGGACCGGCACCACGGCGGTCATCGGCCAGCACGCTGTCGCGGGCCAACCCGCCCACGGCGGCACCTGGAGCGCCTGGCTCGGCGGCAAGGGCAGGGCCAACACCACCTCGGTCGGTCAGACCGTGACCCTGCCCAGCGGGTGCGCGTCGTACCGGTTGTCGTTCTGGTTGCACATCGACACCGCCGAGCGCGACGCCCGGGTCTGGGACCGCCTCACCGTCACAGCGGGGGACAAGACCCTCGCCGCGTTCTCCAACCTCAACGCGGCCACCGGGTACCGCCTGATGAGCTACGACCTGTCCGCGTTCGCGGGCCGCGCGGTGCCGATCACCTTCACCGGGCTCGAGGACAGCTACCTGCGGACGTCGTTCGTCCTCGACGACGTCGCTGTCACCGCGGGCTGA
- a CDS encoding TetR/AcrR family transcriptional regulator, producing MPKVIDHDQRRREIVEVSKRLIAEGGFEAATMRSIVTAAGFANGALKHYFASKDGIIAATFDSVLDETAQRAAELDPGLGPVAALRGFVEAAMPLDAERISSARVLLVLWGHSVANPDLAAQYRELLTNWRAELVARIGAVWDHSRDVVAAGVVADEIISVTIGANVASLMHPVGALVARYTDYIDALVARVAGPVGPVG from the coding sequence ATGCCGAAGGTCATCGACCATGATCAGCGGCGCCGGGAGATCGTCGAGGTGTCCAAGCGGCTGATCGCCGAGGGCGGCTTCGAGGCGGCGACCATGCGCAGCATCGTCACCGCCGCCGGTTTCGCCAACGGTGCGCTCAAGCACTACTTCGCCAGCAAGGACGGCATCATCGCGGCCACCTTCGACAGCGTGCTCGACGAGACCGCGCAGCGCGCGGCCGAACTGGACCCCGGTCTGGGCCCGGTCGCCGCGCTGCGCGGGTTCGTCGAGGCCGCGATGCCGCTCGACGCCGAGCGGATCAGCTCCGCGAGGGTGCTGCTGGTGCTGTGGGGGCACTCGGTCGCCAACCCCGACCTGGCCGCGCAGTACCGCGAGCTGCTGACGAACTGGCGCGCGGAGCTGGTGGCCAGGATCGGGGCGGTGTGGGACCACAGCCGTGACGTGGTGGCCGCCGGGGTGGTCGCCGACGAGATCATCTCGGTGACCATCGGCGCCAACGTGGCCAGCCTGATGCACCCGGTCGGCGCGCTGGTGGCCCGCTACACCGACTACATCGACGCGCTGGTGGCGCGGGTGGCGGGCCCGGTGGGCCCGGTGGGCTGA
- a CDS encoding ATP-binding cassette domain-containing protein, protein MSPLLTVEDLVVDYRLARNVRFRALKGVSITVDQGECVGLVGESGSGKSTLGRALLGLAPVESGRITFDGQDITHAKGAARRKLANDIQVVFQDPYGSLDPTMTVGEILAQPLLVAKTARPGAVIEEMLDRVRLPADSVHRYPSEFSGGQRQRIAIARALVRRPRLIVCDEPVSALDLTTQATILDLFIELQRETGVAYLFVSHDLGVVRRVCHRTSVMYRGEIVESGPTRAVTEEPTDPYTKRLLLAAPVADPERQAQRRAAWLGLRDSA, encoded by the coding sequence ATGAGCCCGCTGCTGACCGTCGAGGACCTCGTCGTCGACTACCGGCTGGCCCGCAACGTGCGGTTCCGCGCGCTCAAGGGCGTGTCGATCACCGTCGACCAGGGCGAGTGCGTCGGCCTGGTGGGGGAGAGCGGGTCGGGCAAGTCGACCCTGGGCCGGGCGCTGCTGGGCCTGGCGCCGGTCGAGTCCGGCCGGATCACCTTCGACGGCCAGGACATCACCCACGCCAAGGGCGCCGCCAGGCGCAAGCTGGCCAACGACATCCAGGTCGTGTTCCAGGACCCCTACGGCTCCCTGGACCCGACCATGACCGTCGGTGAGATCCTGGCCCAGCCGCTGCTGGTGGCCAAGACCGCGCGGCCGGGCGCCGTGATCGAGGAGATGCTCGACCGGGTGCGGCTGCCAGCCGACTCGGTGCACCGCTACCCCAGCGAGTTCTCCGGCGGGCAGCGGCAGCGCATCGCCATCGCCCGCGCCCTGGTGCGCAGGCCCCGGCTGATCGTGTGCGACGAGCCGGTCAGCGCGCTCGACCTCACCACCCAGGCGACGATCCTGGACCTGTTCATCGAGCTGCAGCGCGAGACGGGCGTGGCCTACCTGTTCGTCTCGCACGACCTGGGCGTGGTGCGGCGGGTCTGCCACCGCACCTCGGTGATGTACCGGGGCGAGATCGTCGAGTCCGGACCAACCCGAGCGGTCACCGAGGAGCCGACCGACCCGTACACCAAGCGGCTGCTGCTGGCCGCTCCCGTCGCCGACCCGGAGCGCCAGGCCCAGCGCCGCGCCGCCTGGCTCGGCCTTCGCGACTCGGCTTGA
- a CDS encoding alpha/beta fold hydrolase, with translation MTRVSALPTTVTPPAAAVTGPPVVLIHGFTTSGAVDFPAERWAAPLAAAGRETIVVHLPGHAGGPAVASADEVGTTRLLQRIAEAITAPEVDVIGYSLGARIAWDLASVLPVRKLVLGGLSPMEPFAAVDLAAARAAAAGGPQPTDMLTGMIIGMATAPGQDANSLLNLVEGLASEPFNPAAGAPQVPTLFLAGDTDPMSQGVDHLVSLVPNATLQRVPGDHVSALAGEDLRAAAFTFLGV, from the coding sequence ATGACCAGGGTTTCCGCGCTGCCGACCACCGTCACCCCGCCCGCCGCGGCGGTGACCGGCCCGCCCGTCGTGCTCATCCACGGCTTCACCACCAGCGGGGCGGTCGACTTCCCGGCCGAGCGCTGGGCTGCCCCGCTGGCCGCGGCCGGACGCGAGACGATCGTCGTGCACCTGCCCGGCCACGCGGGCGGCCCCGCCGTCGCCTCCGCCGACGAGGTGGGCACCACCCGGCTGCTGCAGCGCATCGCCGAGGCCATCACCGCCCCCGAGGTCGACGTCATCGGCTACTCCCTCGGCGCCCGCATCGCCTGGGACCTCGCGAGCGTCCTCCCGGTCCGCAAGCTCGTCCTCGGCGGCCTCAGCCCCATGGAACCCTTCGCCGCCGTCGACCTCGCCGCGGCCCGTGCCGCGGCCGCGGGCGGCCCCCAGCCCACCGACATGCTGACCGGCATGATCATCGGCATGGCCACCGCCCCCGGCCAGGACGCCAACTCCCTGCTCAACCTGGTCGAAGGCCTCGCCAGCGAACCCTTCAACCCTGCCGCGGGCGCCCCCCAGGTCCCCACCCTCTTCCTCGCGGGCGACACCGACCCCATGTCCCAGGGCGTCGACCACCTCGTGTCCCTCGTCCCCAACGCCACCCTCCAGCGAGTCCCCGGCGACCACGTCTCAGCCCTCGCCGGAGAGGACCTCCGCGCCGCAGCCTTCACCTTCCTGGGGGTCTGA